The following are encoded in a window of Dictyostelium discoideum AX4 chromosome 6 chromosome, whole genome shotgun sequence genomic DNA:
- the atp5C1 gene encoding ATP synthase gamma chain, with product MNSASKLFVVLASPANQRNMATLKDLKIRLGTVKTISKLTKTLHMVASSKLRSAEKKAEESGPYSVGPQKVLGVVETADAFNTATEPIEDRSNKQLLIAITTDTGMCGPVNHQIIKTIKALLKDDAKQEILVSTTGLKGVAPIVADFPNQFLINGRDFGKADYSFPEVLLFLNEIISKVPNYDSALVVYNKFKNALSYSVDRQFIPGFNLLELNRDKFYEYTTSEDRAATMKDLSEFYLASSLWTGLYQNRASEMAARMVAMDNASKNGESISQALGLQYNRARQAMITSELIEIVSGASAIESSD from the exons ATGAACTCAGCATCAAAgttatttgttgttttggCTTCACCAGCCAACCAACGTAATATGGCCACCTTAAAGGATC ttAAGATTCGTTTAGGTACTGTTAAAACCATTTCTAAACTTACCAAAACTTTACATATGGTAGCTTCATCAAAATTACGTAGTGCAGAAAAGAAAGCAGAAGAATCAGGTCCATACAGTGTTGGTCCACAAAAAGTTTTAGGTGTAGTAGAAACTGCTGATGCATTCAACACCGCCACTGAACCAATTGAAGATAGATCAAATAAACAACTTTTAATTGCCATCACCACCGATACTGGTATGTGTGGTCCAGTTAATCATCAAATCATCAAAACCATTAAAGCCCTCCTCAAAGATGATGCCAAACAAGAGATTTTAGTTTCAACCACTGGTTTGAAAGGTGTTGCACCAATCGTTGCCGATTTCCcaaatcaatttttgataaatgGTCGTGATTTTGGTAAAGCAGATTACAGTTTCCCAGAAGTTTTACTTTTCTTAAATGAAATCATTAGCAAAGTACCAAATTATGACTCTGCTCTCGTCGtttacaacaaattcaaaaatgcCCTCTCATACAGTGTCGATCGTCAATTCATTCCAGGTTTCAATCTCCTCGAATTAAATCGTGATAAATTCTACGAATATACTACCTCTGAAGATCGTGCTGCCACCATGAAAGATCTCTCTGAATTTTATTTAGCCTCATCCTTATGGACTGGTTTATATCAAAACAGAGCCTCTGAAATGGCTGCTCGTATGGTTGCTATGGATAACGCTTCAAAGAATGGTGAATCTATTTCTCAAGCTCTCGGTCTCCAATATAACAGAGCTCGTCAAGCTATGATTACCtctgaattaattgaaatcgTTTCTGGTGCCAGTGCAATTGAATCAAGTgattaa
- the mrkA gene encoding CAMKL family protein kinase, producing METLKEEEQFRNFDTPLLNTPHHLKEETQIQQKEREQQQQQQQQLQQQLQLQNERENRNHNITEELNKIPSSNNSSNSSSPNPLSISVSSSLGSASSIHLTPQGTIGNYLVIKTIGRGQFGKVKLGYHKKIPNEKVAIKIINKGKLDPETLKMVQREVRIMKLLHHPNIIRLYEVIETSRALYLIMEYAGEGEVMDFMIAHGVLTESQARTFFTQIVSAINYCHSKRAVHRDLKPENLLLDCNRQIKIIDFGLSNVFTPGSYLKTFCGSPTYASPELILRKEYNGPSVDVWSMGVVLFVLVTGYLPFDGDNYVELFQKILAGNYTIPSYLTHECKSLISRMLVVDPDKRATMEEIINHPWLSSTKQIILSTTMTDSLKNLNSCLEQQINVENLLNQSLNNSNNNNINNINNINNTMATMNNSNNNNNNNNNNNNNNNNNNNNNNNNNNNNNNNNNNNNNNNNNNTTTTTNATTTTPITSPIQNRNNEELDQEIIEELVGLGFEREELCNSIRQNKYNDAASTYFLLQGKKLRESQQNQTDNAKKLEKFYSEPLTIPAHVGENSPLIKYKRHHKRSNTVDSPKSTNTPQYRSSNTQQNNHHHQQQQQQQQQQQQQHHHHTQQQNQQQSQQQYNNNNHNKPPTPTIVTTQASTTVNNHISINNNNNNNNNNNNNNNSSTPGSNTVSSTQSSSINSSVNPSPLCLSNAVPVSLREKLREKEATTTNTTTTTTTTTTTTTNTSSNNSSNQSISSISPPTSTSPNLQPFSLASTANNNNNNNNSNNNSNNNNNNNNNNNNSLNSHIQRRATASSLQQQQQMQQASNTRRLRSNSSSVADQSQRQESRKLEDDWVIFEDYSNDGHRDGQPKNYHLQPSSLSSHKKQKSPVHSFLSSFKNILKRSDDKSFNSSSSNNNTNNNNTTTSVSTNNTPRTLEVDHQNSNNNNQQATSSSPNVTSPSSPSQQQQQEPRIVRFVFGVNTTTMKDAPELMQQVLKVVDTFCIPHTKKAPFLIECETEGVRFSIEICRLPRLSVNGLKFKRIGGSSWRYKSICKDLLSQMKLNSH from the exons atggaaacaTTAAAAGAGGAAGAACAATTCCGAAATTTCGATACTCCATTATTAAATACACCACATCATTTAAAAGAAGAAacacaaatacaacaaaaagaacgagaacaacaacagcagcaacaacaacagctacaacaacaattacaattacaaaatgAAAGAGAAAATCGAAATCACAATATAACAGAAGagttaaataaaataccGAGTAGTAATAATTCATCTAATAGTAGTTCACCTAATCCATTATCTATATCAGTATCATCATCACTCGGTTCAGCATCTTCAATTCATTTAACACCACAAGGTACAATTGGTAATTATTTGgttataaaaacaattggtAGAGGTCAATTTGGTAAAGTTAAATTAGGTTACCATAAGAAAATACCAAatgaaaaa gttgcaattaaaattataaataaaggTAAATTAGATCCAGAAACATTAAAAATGGTACAAAGAGAAGTTAGaattatgaaattattaCATCATCCAAATATAATTAGATTATATGAAGTTATTGAAACTAGTAGAGCATTATATTTGATAATGGAATATGCAGGGGAGGGAGAGGTAATGGATTTTATGATTGCACATGGAGTATTAACAGAATCACAAGCACGTACTTTTTTCACACAAATCGTATCAGCCATCAACTATTGTCATAGCAAGAGGGCGGTACATAGGGATTTAAAGCCCgagaatttattattagattgCAATAGACAGATTAAGATCATCGATTTCGGGTTATCAAATGTTTTCACACCTGGTAGTTATTTGAAAACTTTCTGTGGTTCACCAACTTATGCATCACCCGAACTTATTCTACGTAAAGAATACAATGGTCCTTCGGTGGATGTTTGGAGTATGGGCGTGGTGTTGTTTGTGTTGGTCACTGGTTATCTACCATTCGATGGTGATAACTATGTGGAACTATTTCAAAAGATATTGGCAGGTAATTATACAATACCCTCTTATTTAACTCATGAATGTAAATCATTAATCTCAAGAATGTTGGTTGTTGATCCAGATAAAAGAGCCACAATGGAAGAAATTATCAATCATCCTTGGTTATCATCAACAAAACAAATCATACTATCAACTACAATGACtgatagtttaaaaaatttaaattcatgtttagaacaacaaattaatgttgaaaatttattaaatcaatctttaaataatagtaataataataatataaataatataaataatataaataatacgATGGCGACCAtgaacaatagtaataataataataataataataataataataataataataataataataataataataataataataataataataataataataataataataataataataataataataataataataataataccaccacaaccaccaatgcgacaacaacaacaccaattaCATCACCAATacaaaatagaaataatgaagaattaGATCAAGAAATTATAGAAGAGTTAGTAGGATTAGGATTTGAAAGAGAAGAACTTTGTAATAGTATTagacaaaataaatataatgatgCTGCTTCAACTTACTTTTTATTACAAGGTAAAAAGTTAAGAGAAagtcaacaaaatcaaactGATAACGCAAAGAAATTGGAAAAGTTTTATTCAGAACCTTTAACAATACCCGCTCATGTCGGTGAGAACAGtcctttaattaaatataaaagacATCATAAAAGAAGTAATACTGTTGATAGtccaaaatcaacaaatacTCCACAATATAGATCATCAAATACACAACAAAacaatcaccaccaccaacaacaacaacaacaacaacaacaacaacaacaacaacatcaccaccatacacaacaacaaaaccaacaacaaagCCAACAgcaatataataataataatcataataaacCACCAACTCCTACAATTGTGACAACACAAGCTTCTACAACAGTAAATAACCATATTagtatcaataataataataataataataataataataataataataataatagtagtaccCCAGGATCAAATACAGTTAGTAGTACACAATCAAGTAGTATAAATAGTTCGGTTAATCCATCACCACTTTGTTTATCGAATGCTGTACCAGTTAGTTTAAGAGAGAAATTAAGAGAAAAAGAAGCAACCACCACTaatacaaccacaaccaccaccacaacaacaacaacaacaacaaatacaagtAGTAATAACTCATCTAATCAATCAATTAGTTCAATTTCTCCACCAACTTCAACCTCACCAAATCTTCAACCTTTCTCTTTAGCTTCAACAgctaataataacaataacaataataatagtaataataatagtaataataataataataataataataataataataatagtttaaatagtCATATTCAAAGAAGAGCAACAGCATCatcattacaacaacaacaacaaatgcaaCAAGCAAGTAATACACGTAGATTAAGAAGTAATAGTAGCAGTGTTGCGGATCAAAGTCAAAGACAAGAGTCCAGAAAATTAGAGGATGACTGGGTAATTTTCGAAGATTATTCAAATGATGGTCATAGAGATGGACAACCTAAAaattatcatcttcaaccatcttcattatcatctcATAAGAAACAAAAATCACCTgttcattcatttttatcatcttttaaaaatatattaaaaagaagtgatgataaatcatttaacAGTAGtagttcaaataataatactaataataataatacaactacAAGTGTTAGTACAAATAATACACCAAGAACTCTTGAAGTTGATCatcaaaatagtaataataataaccaacaGGCTACATCAAGTAGCCCAAATGtaacatcaccatcatcaccatctcaacaacaacaacaagaaccaAGAATTGTTAGATTTGTATTTGGTGTCAATACAACAACCATGAAGGATGCACCAGAGTTAATGCAACAAGTACTTAAAGTGGTTGATACTTTTTGTATTCCCCACACAAAGAAAGCACCATTCCTTATTGAATGTGAAACAGAGGGTGTAAGATTCTCAATCGAGATTTGTAGATTACCAAGACTCTCTGTCAATggtttaaaattcaaaagaattGGCGGTTCTTCATGGAGATATAAAAGTATTTGTAAGGATTTACTAtctcaaatgaaattaaattcacattaa
- the psenB gene encoding peptidase A22 family protein, translating to MSSDNNNDPFDLNEDGHDYFNRVSTTTSPNRQSINSSPKQSSPKSTNNNDDKNNIILDLNDNNNDNNNTNNYNDEDIDVDNKNKFENKDNTYNSNGGSNNKNKNKKKDNKSNNSSDNEEADENTSLISDSEPLLNKKEKDDEQIEIENLDGEDYDDEVSLQDFSSMIVSIIIPVSITMMAVVFFVKYLNNQTLYASTLSYTIAGGSSGGGSGADSITGNSFVDSLIVAGIVLGMIIVTTVAFVLLYKYRCLKILYGWLFLSVGMMLGSFGTTFFQAMLSAANLPLDYITFAFLIFNFTVCGIIGVFWYAHQYVNQLYLVIISVLMAISLTRLPQWTIFTLLVIVAIYDLFAVLCPRGPLKVLVELSQERNENIPALVYETGKGSDSNLKLGLGDFIFYSLLISRAALVHMSCVFSTFIAILTGLFLTLLCLAIFKKALPALPISIFLGILFYYLSNNFLTPFIEALTLSQIFV from the exons ATGAGTAgtgacaataataatgaccCTTTTGACTTGAACGAAGATGGCCATGATTACTTTAATAGAGTATCTACTACCACTTCTCCAAATAGACAATCAATAAATTCTTCACCAAAACAGTCCTCACCAAAATcgacaaataataatgatgataaaaataatataattttagatttaaatgataataataatgataataataatactaataactATAATGACGAAGatattgatgttgataataaaaacaaatttgaAAACAAAGATAATACATATAATAGCAAtggtggtagtaataataaaaataaaaataaaaaaaaagataataaaagtaataatagtagtgatAATGAAGAGGCAGATGAAAATACATCTTTAATAAGTGACAGCGAACcactattaaataaaaaagaaaaagatgatgaacaaatcgaaattgaaaatttagatGGTGaagattatgatgatgaagttTCATTACAAGATTTCTCTTCAATGATTGTTTCTATAATT ATACCAGTTTCAATTACTATGATGGCAGTTgtattttttgtaaaatatttaaataatcaaacttTGTATGCATCAACACTTAGTTACACTATAGCTGGTGGCAGTAGTGGTGGAGGTAGTGGTGCTGATAGTATAACTGGTAATTCATTTGTAGATTCATTAATTGTTGCAGGTATTGTATTGGGTATGATTATTGTAACTACGGTTGCATTTGTATTACTTTATAAATATAGGTGTTTAAAGATACTATATGGTTGGTTATTTTTATCAGTTGGTATGATGTTAGGTTCATTCGGTACAACATTCTTTCAAGCAATGTTATCTGCCGCAAATTTACCATTGGATTATATTACTTTTGCATTCTTAATATTCAACTTCACAGTTTGTGGTATCATTGGTGTTTTCTGGTATGCTCATCAATATGTCAACCAATTGTATCTAGTGATCATCTCGGTGTTGATGGCAATTTCATTGACTAGATTACCACAATGGACTATTTTCACTCTATTGGTAATCGTTGCAATCTATGATCTCTTTGCTGTACTTTGCCCACGTGGACCTTTGAAGGTATTGGTTGAACTCTCTCAAGAACgtaatgaaaatattccTGCTCTCGTCTATGAAACTGGTAAAGGCTCTGATAGTAATTTAAAACTTGGTCTTGGTGATTTCATCTTTTATAGTTTATTAATAAGTAGAGCTGCTTTAGTTCATATGAGTTGTgttttttcaacttttatTGCAATTTTAACT ggtttatttttaacattgCTCTGTTTAGCAATCTTTAAAAAAGCATTACCTGctttaccaatttcaatCTTTTTGGGAATATTATTTTACTATCTTTCAAATAACTTCTTAACTCCATTCATTGAAGCTTTAACTTTATCACAAATATTTgtttag
- a CDS encoding patatin family protein — translation MVSNENKNKIKSQSLQNHTQTQNHTSQLYLYTSHNNFKNIINNRQPNQISSSNCNGSEFTKTNFNKINNNNNNNNINNSVKNRIKEIENNIITQNNFNTINNINFFTKNKKSNSLPLIQDPISTNSDPTLYLFFKKSDELLNYSNLFNPTSNENNENNIDSNNNNNKNNINKVHLPSHRHSLSSNSVKNIIKEFENLKSPNLLSINNNNNDINIINNNNNNNNNNNNDNDNENKNSNNLNNNINNINNNNINNNNNNIKNSNLTNNENNENIENNNINLQIINENDNGLIKNYNHNIDICLVSDNDNKNEDDEKDNINNNRKVNENVIVDVDENKELMDEPIPSPYLSSSDLNESLSTSISSPISTMDEISISLPSPIILNNVLTNNDIQEQQQQPQQEQIQAVQQSKPNEILTISEPYPIPSPSLKRQITPIQLTPPRNRSISINICSSPQQPCSPLPSHPTPPSRSTSIVSNINLKSIESIINESLINQQKPIDNELKSNKTIIKPIINIGTINNNNNNNNNNNNNNNNNNNNINNNNNTSTPTTTTTTNSNNSNNNHSGSKKEENKLGKMKKIERMLTPSSLSYSYSSPTLPSPRLYPVVHLYHYQITSATSSYTPTQNNAISSSYPSFKYLKNFDYDYLTIGNNYRYSTFSTSGSYFTNNNSNNYNIGSSSSSSASNYNSKLLSNAYNSLESYLKSYFDLHYNLYKKQYQQQLQTIDSTNTNNNGNANNGNNGFYLPSPLPTPRNIQPIIPITKVEIYEKSISEVMNRLVEVFLRFNRRYEELISINSLNSSNNNNNNNNNNNNNNNNNNNTINNSKNNSNGSESNKKEISKQFNDVLINVSEYIQGFIPCNSTIINNGIMVSCDNPKSNHEFHHTKRNQMIIEKPTSFLSCWRFKRQQNQLQQQKLKQQQQQQQSNSNSNTSTTTSNTSSSTNKIQQNKFKVPFTVSWSGDFQSVITFTDLSSFLNTELDKLSFNMINQYLDQVNNCDGKTDIINSTKVCFGCLLSVPSIECSPCGHVICSYCSIEQNGNCTICPKDLTGVNAIKNNSNLNYYHNNNNNNNNTYYNNINNNNNINNNNNSLKPSMGIRVLSLDGCNNIDTLNSINNNNNINNNCTINNNNNINNNNNNINNNNNNNLNNNNNNSNNNLNNNNNNNLNNNNNCNISSNFGFSKSGIVQCCILDEIEKQLYGIPISELFDYVIGSSSGGITLLALAANKTPNQTIDLFEKLSRKVFKSNSPIKINNYLFSKKNKYKSDKFTKVLQHEFNNSHIHRYSLNNNQINNQNNQINQNNNHNNNNHYHHVHNFLHNNNHNNNNNNNNNNNIFINSNIKVAVVSCLEENIIKTTNVVGGVNNSNNRSSIKLTPCIFSIGSNYNKIPTVDGIKEIKNSSISDAAAATTAIPTLFPSYKFGNEKFRDGGNLTNNPCKLALEEIKTIWPHNNIDLFSSIGSSNNTLLNNINNINNNNSNNNIIDNNNNNNFDNCGDLFNEMVNSYQNNNKSTTLFNRLNVELKPQTILASSIIDENLKSLLKSDVRSYLLNNQLFNSMCSRLLSSLFYLDDLYLDNTSITGINQISGVIKCRLTTNKNLPTQIVNQLNVKSFTVGQGGDDLELLEVNMLPFSIPFKITTSNNEIDIKCNLVGLNGKSGSNNTSISGCPFNLLNNKLYFK, via the exons atggtatcaaatgaaaataaaaataaaattaaatctcaAAGTCTACAAAATCACACACAAACCCAAAATCATACATCACAACTTTATTTATATACATcccataataattttaaaaatataatcaatAATCGCCAACCAAATCAAATATCTTCAAGTAATTGTAATGGGAGTGAATTTACAAAAAcgaattttaataaaattaataataataataataataataatattaataatagtgtaAAAAATCGAATAAaggaaattgaaaataatattataactcaaaataattttaacaccattaataatataaatttttttactaaaaataaaaaatcaaactcACTCCCATTAATCCAAGACCCAATATCAACAAATTCTGACCCCAccttatatttattttttaaaaaatctgatgaattattaaattattcaaatttatttaaccCTACaagtaatgaaaataatgaaaataatattgatagtaataataataataataaaaacaatataaacaAAGTCCACCTTCCAAGTCATAGACATAGCTTGTCATCTAACTctgttaaaaatattataaaagaatttgaaaatctaaaatctccaaatttattatcaataaataataataataatgatattaatattataaataataataataataataataataataataataatgataatgataatgaaaataaaaatagtaataatttaaataataatattaataatattaataataataatattaataataataataataatataaaaaatagtaaccttacaaataatgaaaataatgaaaatattgaaaataataatattaatttacaaattataaatgaaaaCGACAACgggttaattaaaaattataatcacAATATTGATATATGTTTAGTGAGTgacaatgataataaaaatgaagatgatgaaaaagataatataaataataatagaaaagtaaatgaaaatgttattgttgatgttgatgaaaataaagaattaatggATGAACCAATACCATCACCATATTTATCATCAAGTGATCTTaatgaatcattatcaacatcaatttcatcaccaatatcaacaatGGATGAGATTTCAATATCTCTTCCATCtccaattattttaaataatgttctaacaaataatgatattcaagaacaacaacaacaaccacaacaagaacaaataCAAGCTGTTCaacaatcaaaaccaaatgaaattttaacaatttcaGAACCTTATCCAATACCATCACCTTCATTAAAAAGACAAATTACTCCAATTCAATTAACTCCTCCAAGAAATagatcaatttcaattaatatatgttcatcaccacaacaacctTGTTCTCCATTACCATCTCATCCAACTCCTCCATCAAGATCAACATCAATTGTATCaaatatcaatttaaaatcaatcgaatcaattataaatgaaagtttaataaatcaacaaaaaccaattgacaatgaattaaaatcaaataaaacaattattaaaccaattattaatatcggtactattaataataataataataataataataataataataataataataataataataataataatattaacaataataacaatacttCTACTCCTacaactaccactactactaatagtaataatagtaataataatcatagtGGTagtaaaaaagaagaaaataaattaggaaaaatgaaaaaaattgaaagaaTGTTAACCccatcttcattatcatacTCTTACTCATCACCAACATTGCCATCACCAAGATTATATCCAGTTGTCCACCtctatcattatcaaat tACATCAGCAACTTCATCATATACACCAACACAAAATAATGCAATTAGTTCATCATATccttcatttaaatatttaaagaattttgattatgattatttaacaattggtaataattatAGATATTCAACATTTAGTACAAGTGGTAgttattttacaaataataattcaaataattataatattggtTCATCCTCATCTTCATCAGCatcaaattataatagtaaattaTTAAGTAATGCATATAATTCATTGGAAtcatatttaaaatcatattttgatttacatTATAACctttataaaaaacaatatcaacaacaattacaaactattgattcaacaaatacaaataataatggtaatgctaataatggtaataatggttttTATTTACCATCACCATTACCAACACCAAGAAATATTCAACCAATAATCCCAATTACTAAAGTTGAAATttatgaaaaatcaattagtGAAGTAATGAATAGATTAGTTGAGGTTTTCTTAAGATTTAATAGAAGATATGAAGAATTAATCtcaataaattctttaaactcctcaaataataataataataataataataataataataataataataataataataataatacaatcaacaatagtaaaaataatagtaatggtagtgaaagtaataaaaaagaaatttcaaaacaatttaatgatgttttaattaatgttTCAGAATATATTCAAGGTTTTATTCCATGTAAttcaacaataattaataatggtattatGGTTAGTTGTGATAATCCAAAATCAAATCATGAATTTCATCAtacaaaaagaaatcaaatgataattgaAAAACCAACTTCATTTTTATCATGTTGGAGATTTAAAAgacaacaaaatcaattacaacaacaaaaattaaaacaacaacaacaacaacaacagtcCAACTCAAATAGTAATACTAGTACTACAACTTCAAATACAAGTTCAtctacaaataaaattcaacaaaataaatttaaagtacCATTTACAGTTAGTTGGAGTGGTGATTTTCAATCAGTTATAACATTTACAGATTTATCAAGTTTCTTAAATACAGAATTagataaattatcatttaatatgATTAACCAATATCTTGATCAAGTAAATAATTGTGATGGGAAAACTgatataattaattcaactAAAGTTTGTTTTGGTTGTTTATTATCAGTACCTTCAATTGAATGTTCACCATGTGGTCATGTAATTTGTTCATATTGTTCAATTGAACAAAATGGTAATTGTACAATTTGTCCAAAAGATTTAACTGGTGTAAATgctataaaaaataatagtaatttaaattattatcataataataataataataataataatacttattataataatattaataataataataatattaataacaataacaatagtttAAAACCATCTATGGGAATAAGAGTACTATCATTAGATGGATGCAATAATATTGACACTTTAAATagtatcaataataataataatataaataataattgtaccattaataataataataatattaataataataataataatattaataataataataataataatttaaataataataataataatagtaataataatttaaataacaataataataataatttaaataataataataattgtaatattagTAGTAATTTTGGATTTAGTAAAAGTGGTATAGTTCAATGTTGTATTTTAGAcgaaattgaaaaacaactTTATGGGATACCAATTagtgaattatttgattatgtTATTGGATCATCAAGTGGTGGTATAACTTTGTTAGCATTGGCCGCTAATAAAACACCAAATCAAACAATTGATCTATTTGAAAAACTATCAAGAAAagtatttaaatcaaatagtccaattaaaattaataattatctattttcaaaaaagaataaatataaatctgataaatttacaaaagtATTACAacatgaatttaataattctcaTATTCATAGATactcattaaataataatcaaattaataatcaaaataatcaaattaatcaaaataataatcataataataataatcattatcatcatgtTCATAATTTtcttcataataataatcataacaataataataataataataataataataatatttttataaattcaaatattaaagttGCAGTGGTATCATGTTTAGaagaaaatataattaaaactacaaatgttgttggtggtgttaacaattcaaataatcgatcatcaattaaattaacaccatgtatattttcaattggttcaaattataataaaattccaACAGTTGATggaataaaagaaattaaaaattcatcaatATCAGATGCTGCCGCTGCAACTACTGCAATACCAACTTTATTTCCATCATATAAATTTGGAAATGAGAAATTTAGAGATGGTGgtaatttaacaaataatcCATGTAAATTAGCATTAGAAGagattaaaacaatttggccacataataatattgatttattttcatcaattggtagtagtaataatacacttttaaataatattaataatattaataataataacagtaataataatattattgataataataataataataattttgataattgtggtgatttatttaatgaaatggTAAATTcatatcaaaataataataaatcaacaacattATTTAATAGATTAAATGTTGAATTGAAACCACAAACAATATTAGCAAGTTCAATtattgatgaaaatttaaaatcattattaaagagTGATGTTAGatcatatttattaaataatcaattatttaattcgaTGTGTAGTAGACTATTATCATCtctattttatttagatGATTTATATTTAGATAATACTAGTATCACTGgtataaatcaaattagtGGTGTTATTAAATGTAGAttaacaacaaataaaaatttaccaactcaaattgtaaatcaattaaatgttAAAAGTTTCACCGTTGGTCAAGGTGGTGATGACCTTGAATTATTAGAGGTCAATATGTTACCCTTTTCAATTCCATTCAAAATTACaacttcaaataatgaaatcgATATAAAATGTAATTTGGTTGGTTTAAATGGAAAATCAGGTTCAAATAATACCTCAATTTCAGGTTgtccttttaatttattaaataataaattatattttaaataa